The following coding sequences are from one Leptospira mayottensis 200901116 window:
- a CDS encoding LIC_13076 family protein, with protein sequence MKFRFYVLFFYSILILFANCKIDQRVSADKSHRTVLASADASCQVAFVEPLYSFLFGLLPVFRKAEPEPGPGKTLRVTEVTNWKDYVVTALGGWAITLVRRTRTIEFCQENLYASNWNPEKISIDQTLYQMAVSGKIIVHLKSGDPLTQVKIVGFDESSVDVETVTPDPQGGMMDRAFLRDGSILDGKQIGQDDKEVIMENLEGKKITIAKSTLHKIDMRVPKMIKEKKNILKSEISRIAFEDFEKK encoded by the coding sequence ATGAAATTTAGATTTTACGTTTTGTTTTTTTATTCCATTCTGATCCTATTCGCAAACTGCAAGATCGATCAAAGAGTAAGCGCGGATAAAAGTCATCGGACCGTTTTAGCTTCTGCTGACGCAAGTTGCCAGGTCGCCTTTGTCGAACCCTTGTATTCTTTTCTATTCGGCTTGTTGCCAGTGTTTCGTAAAGCCGAACCAGAACCAGGCCCCGGAAAAACGTTACGCGTCACCGAAGTTACGAACTGGAAAGACTACGTGGTGACCGCGTTAGGCGGTTGGGCAATCACTTTGGTTCGCCGGACGAGAACGATCGAATTCTGCCAGGAGAACTTATACGCCAGCAACTGGAATCCAGAAAAGATTTCCATCGATCAGACCTTGTATCAGATGGCTGTATCCGGTAAAATTATCGTCCATTTGAAATCGGGGGATCCTTTGACCCAGGTAAAAATCGTAGGTTTTGATGAATCCTCCGTGGACGTTGAAACCGTAACCCCCGATCCTCAAGGCGGAATGATGGATCGGGCTTTTTTACGGGATGGCTCGATTTTGGACGGTAAGCAGATCGGACAGGACGACAAGGAAGTGATCATGGAAAATCTGGAAGGGAAAAAAATTACGATCGCCAAATCGACCCTTCATAAGATCGATATGCGGGTTCCGAAAATGATTAAAGAAAAAAAGAATATTCTAAAATCCGAAATTTCCAGGATCGCGTTTGAGGATTTCGAAAAAAAATAG